The following are encoded together in the Cicer arietinum cultivar CDC Frontier isolate Library 1 chromosome 2, Cicar.CDCFrontier_v2.0, whole genome shotgun sequence genome:
- the LOC140919407 gene encoding uncharacterized protein: MKFLSDAIGSYVAWPTHLVALQKKIPKDKSVTSPEKVQINKPPLQPKKGSKPQKLEVNRAAKLQRLEGNKAAKLAATKNLDRGKSVAAAAAPNKSQPRLGKYGACLDIQIKRNMGSSNDSPIVQMNKDIFGDEYIEYLEKEQMYELLEHKELSATVISLYIRFLYEKVVCTRKLSNKYSFLSPHKMSMFKLDPDNVKHYIVDMFLRNKESDKLFLAPYNSGKFLKSKLVNGRYGCVEADWWKKVAVDLYLREEVETVTNLYSYCHPSTFSNLLLDCGSQLLILLLKQK; the protein is encoded by the exons atgaagttcttaagcgacgctattggcagttacgtggcatggcccacacaccttgttgccctccaaaaaaagattcccaaggacaaatcagttacatctcccgaaaag gtccaaataaataaaccacccctacagccaaaaaaaggcagcaaacctcaaaaattggaggttaatagggctgccaaactacaaaggctggagggtaataaagctgccaaacttgcagcaacaaaaaatctggatcggggaaaatcggtcgctgctgctgctgctcctaataaaagtcagccacgccttggtaaatacggggcgtgtcttgacatccaaataaaaaggaacatgggcagcagcaacgattcgcccatcgtacaaatgaataaagacatctttggagatgagtatattgaatacctcgaaaaggagcaaatgtacgaacttctcgaacataaggagctgagtgctactgtaatcagcttgtacataag gtttttgtacgagaaggtcgtgtgcacgaggaaactgtcaaataaatactcattcttgtctccgcataagatgtcgatgttcaaactcgatccagacaatgtaaaacactacattgtagatatgtttttaagaaataaagaaagtgataaattgttcttggcaccatataattcagg AAAATTCCTCAAATCCAAGTTGGTAAATGGGAGATATGGTTGTGTTGAGGCTGATTGGTGGAAGAAGGTAGCGGTAGATTTATATTTGAGAGAGGAAGTTGAGACGGTCACGAATTTGTACTCTTATTGTCATCCTTCCACATTTTCCAATTTGTTATTAGATTGTGGTTCACAGCTTCTAATTCTCCTTTTGAAGCAAAAATGA
- the LOC140919497 gene encoding probable ubiquitin-like-specific protease 2B, with protein MGSSNDSPIVQMNQDIFGDEYIEYLEKEHMYELLEHKELSVTVISLYIRFLYEKVVCTRKLSNKYSFLSPHKMSMWKLDPENVKNYIVDMFLGNKESDKLFLAPYNSGAHWVLFAINAVSEVIYYLDPVHGDYTNHPGIKTMLDTALKVYRAQRGAKVSKQKSNNITWISIKCPRQTNNIDCGYYILRFMKEIVEKNKTIIPETYFANSSPSYSEEDLMELKEEWCQYVLDMKII; from the exons atgggcagcagcaacgattcgcccattgtacaaatgaatcaagacatctttggagatgagtatattgaatacctcgaaaaggagcacatgtacgaacttctcgaacataaggagctgagtgttactgtaatcagcttgtacataag gtttttgtacgagaaggtcgtgtgcacgaggaaactgtcaaataaatactcattcttgtctccacataagatgtcgatgtggaaactcgatccagaGAATGTAAAaaactacattgtagatatgtttttaggaaataaagaaagtgataaattgttcttggcaccatataattcagg ggcacattgggtgctatttgcaatcaatgcggtctctgaagtgatatactatttggatcccgtgcacggcgattacaccaatcaccccggaataaagactatgctcgacac tgccttaaaagtttatcgagctcaaagaggtgctaaagtgtcgaagcagaagtctaataacattacatggatctcaataaagtgccctcgtcaaacaaataacatcgactgtgggtactacatattgagattcatgaaggagattgttgagaagaataaaactattatcccagaaacg tactttgccaattccagtccatcatattctgaggaagatctgatggaattaaaggaagaatggtgtcagtacgtgcttgacatgaaaattatttga